CTGATGTACTTCTCATCTTCCTTTTCCCCTGCAGCGGCGAGGCCGGTAAGGGCTGCCCAGGTTCCATACAGATAGCAAACCCCCCAGCGCCCATACCAAGAACCGTCTCTTCTCTGATTCTTTTTCAGCCAGCTTATTCCTCTTTTAATTGAAGTTTCAGCTCCTGTAGTGAAAGTACATAAATATTCAATGGTTCTGCCAGTTAAATCTGCTGTGGACGGATCAGTGAGAATAAACTCTGCTCCTTGAATAGGAATTAGATTCAGAAGGCGGTTATCTACGTTTTTTTCAAATGCCGGCCATCCTCCATCACGGTTTTGCATGGATAGAGTCCATCGGTCTCCTCTCTGCCTGGATTTCTTGGCAGCTGCTCCCGTTTGATTGTGAAGGCTCCTCAGACTGGCGGTCGTATCATCCACATCGGGATGCATGGTATTGAAGTCTGAAAATCCCCAGCCTCCAGGAAGCCCCTTGCGGTTGTGGACCGTCCAGTCTCCGTGACGGGTTTGCTGCCTTGAAAGCAAATAGTTATTCGCGTTTAAAATCGCCGTATCTGATTCATCTACACCTGCCTCCTGGAGAGCGTGGGAAATTAAAGCCGTATTCCATACTTTAGCGTCTGTTAACTGAAAATGGATATGTCCATCTATTGTGCAGGACATTCCCTTTAATCCCTTTACCGCCTTGATGATCACTGGATCTTTTGGAGAGCAGCCGAGAGCGAGGAGGGCAAATATCATATAAAAAGTGCTGCTGAAATAATTTAATGATGTTCCATCCGGTTCAATCCGCTCTAGCAAATATTGCTTTGTTCCCTCATATGCCATGCTGCGGAGCCGATCAGGCAATCCAATTAAGCTTTCGGCCATATCGGTAAGAATATCAGCAAGTTTTCTCCATTCATCAGAACGGCTTTCTTCCCATAGTTCTTCCCTGTCCCTTGTTCCATAGATTTCATCCAAATCAGGACTATTTTCCGTTCTTCGCCTGAATTTTTTGCTGCCAAGCAGGATCACCGGCAAGAGATGAATTCTGGCAAAGCTCGAAAGCTGGTAGATGCTGATTGGGCTGGATGGAGGAAGCAGCACTATTTCGATTGGCACTGGAAAAACAGCCGGCCATGGATATTGGCCTGTCATGGCAAGCATGATTTTCGTAAATATTCCTCCTTTTTTTATCCCGCCCTTTGATAAAATAAATTTCCGTGCAGCTGAAAGAGCCGGGTCATTCTTCTGCCTATAGCCTGAGTACAAAAGGGCGTAGTACGCTTCAATGGTCAAAGATAGATTTCCTTCTTTTTCGTCTCTAAAAAGCTTCCACGCACCACTCTCATCCTGGCGGCTTTCTATTCTTTCCGCCAGTTTCCGAATTAGCTCTTCATCCTTCGTTTTGAGCGTCCTCAGCAGGATAATCATATAAACATCAGTCATGATTCCAATTTCAAACGGATATGCCCATGAGCCATCCTGTGATTGGCTCCTTTTCAGCAAATCGGTTAGCCGGGTAATTTCTGCCTTGACTAGCTGCACATTCCTCATTCCCTCACTAAAGTTTTATTACACTATATTCCTTAATCAATTAAAGAATTCGGCCTTCCGGGAGAATGTGCCAGGGGCTTTTTAACGGACAGAGGATGCAGAAGTCCGGGGGCATGATGACAGAGCTTCATGGCAGCTTCAAAGTGAAGCCAATATTCAATCATTTTTTCGGCACATGAAACAATTCTCTCCTGTCCATACTAAGGGCGGAGGTGCACCTGCGATATGAAATTCTCATGGGTATTGGGGATCATGCTATTAACACAAACACAAACTGCCAGTCTTCCTGATGACTTATCCATTGAAAATGACGGCAAATCCATTGCAAGAGTCAACAGGACGGAATATGAAATGCCTTTTCCCGGGCTTCCGCTAGTGGACGGTGAACGGTTCACTCAGCTGCTGGAAAAATTAAATCGCCAGACGTATATTCCGCCTAGGAACGCGTACATAGGCGAAAGCGGACGCATCGTTGCTGAGAAGCCTGGAAAAATACTGCACCGCAAAGCATTCACAGATATTTTTTATACATATTTTTATAATAACGGGCCAGCCAGAATTGAGATCCCAACGCTCCCCGTATACCCGAGAGTGGATCGTGATCTTATCTCCCATATCCGAGTTAAAATGATCGGCCAGTACGTTACTTATTTTAATCCGAATAACACCTCACGCTCCCATAATATTCAGCTTGCAGCCGAAGCCCTTGATAATTATGTTGTTTTTCCGAATGAAGTATTTTCTTTTAACCGTGCTGTCGGCAAAAGAACGGCGGGGAAAGGCTATCAGCGTGCTCCGGTCATCGTTAGAGGAGAACTGTCAGAAGATATCGGGGGCGGGATCTGCCAGGTATCCTCCACTCTGTTCAATGCAGTTGACCGGGCAGGTGTCAAAGTGATCGAGCGTTATTCCCACAGCAAAAAGGTTCCCTATGTACCGCCTGGCCGGGATGCAACTGTAAGCTGGTATGGCCCAGATTTCACCTTTAAAAACCGTTACAGTTCTCCCCTGCTCATTCGGGCACAAGCTATGCATGGCCAAGTGGTAATCAGAGTATACTCCTCTGATGAAATTGACTATGAGCCCCGAAGGGTCCCGAAAGCTTCAACAATGCTGCCGGAAGAAATCAGCATTGAAAAGGAAGCAGTTTTAGAGAACTGATAGCTTTGTCAGCTGCATTCAGGCAGGCATCCAAATCTGACAAATTTAATGTCATCTATAAAATAAGGCTGATGACCATTATTGCCAGCCCGAAGATCGCAGAGCCGCGCTTCACGCTTCTATTTTGCCGGGGCTTTAGGAATAAACTGATTATAAAACCAGCTGGCAATACAATGCCATTAATGCTAAAAGTAAATGTGCCTAACAAATAATAACCAATCAGTTTCAGGATCAAATGCTCTTCTTCCTCATTCCTGCTGCGGAACAAAAGATAAATGCCGGCTGCCCAAAATAGTATAAATATTATAAACATATGTGCACCCCCTCTTAATACGGTATTCTGTGCTAAGCAGGAAAGTGCTATAAAAGGAAACACCCGCTTTTCAGCGGGTGTTCAGCTTTATACAAGGGCTTTTGATGAGACAATCACACCATCTTCATCTGCATAGACATATTCTCCCGGCTTCCAGTCAATCCCTCCGAACGTAACTGGGATGTTTCGATCCCCTTTTCCTTCTTTTCGGCTTTTTAAAGGATTGCTGCCTAGTGCGAGGATGCCTGTATCAAGGCTTCCGAGCTCTACTGTATCCCGGACGCACCCATAAATGATCACACCGGCAAGCTTTCTCGATTGAGCAATTTCACCAAGCCTGTCACCCATTAAGGCGCATCTTTTTGATCCGCCGCCATCCACCACCAGCACACTTCCCTCTGGAATGGACTCCAGTGCCTCTACTACCAGCACGTTATCTTCAAACACTCTAACCGTTGAAATGGGACCGGAAAACTTTCTTTTTGCCCATAAGATTTAAACTCCTGCTGACAAATGAGCAGTTCTTTGCTGTGGTCATCACATAAATCGGCCGTTTTGAAATCCAAAAGAGATCCCCTCCTTTAGCGCTTTTGGCTGTAAAACACTTTATGCCATCTTCTTTACTTCGATATGCAGCACCCTGTTCCCTTCCTTTTTTAATAATCGAAAGGGAAAGATTGAAGATTTCAGGCATATACCTTTTAGTAAGGAAACGCTCTTGGTTCAGAAAAGCGGAAGCGCCTTGCCCACAAATGTATGCAGACTCGCTTTCGGTCGTGCGATGTTTATGCTTTCGAAGCCTTCCCTGTCCTGCGGGCCTCAGGCATAAGACGGTTCCTGTAAGAAGGCGTTCATCCTTCTGATAGTAAAGGCATAGATCTGAGAGTCCCTAGGAGCCGCAACAAGACATGCTTGCAGCATTGGGTGGGCAGGCGGCTGCTTGCGCTGGACAGTTATCGGCGTTCAAAATTCTATCTTTTAAAAATATGGAGGTTAAAGGATGGCTCTAATGTGGGCAATTACAATCGGTTTTATGGTTTCATTGGGACTGGCCGGATTTATGCTTGTCCATTTTTTAAGGGGTGCAATGGATTCCAGTGATTCCACGACAGTTGATAGGATTCAGAGTGATCCGGAAGAGTAGAGAAAAGAGGCTGCAGTATGCAGCCTCTTTCTTAGTTTTGGCAATTTGCGCAGTAGAATGTTTTCCGGGAAGAAATTTCTTCTTTCACTATAGGGCTGCTGCAGCGGAGGCAGGGTTCTCCTTCTCTGTCATACACTCTGCACTGCTCATTATATCCCCCGGTTTTGGCATCTCCTTTAAACAAAGGCTCTTCCATATAGCCCCCAAACTGAATGGCCCGGGTTAATACGCCCTTCATGGACTGATACAGGATTTTTATTTCATCCTCATCCAATTCATCTGCTTTTCTCATAGGCAGCAGCCCAGCCTCAAAACAGATTTCATCGCTGTAGCAGTTGCCGATTCCCGAAAGAAACTGCTGATTGATGAATGTCGTTTTCAGCATGCCTCTTCTGGTTCCGATCCGTTCGCGGAAGGCCGGAAATCCCAGCGTTTGACCCAGAGGCTCCGGCCCAAGATCTGAAAGCTCCTTTTCCACCTCTGTGTCTGTCAGCAAGTGCAGATAGCCAAGTCTTAGTCCAATAAAATAGAGCTTTTTATCTCCAAAAGAAATAATAACCTGTTTCGTGCGGTCAGGATTGTCCGCTTCATTGCCAATATACATCCAGCCGCCCAGCATCAGATGCAGCAAAAGATTTTTACCGGAACTCAGCTTGAAAATAAGATGTTTAGCCCTTCGGGTGATTTCGGTTATTTGTGCATTTATCAGCTGACTTTTTAATTGGGCAGGCTGCACGTTGATGGACTTTTCCCGATTTACTTCTACATCAGTAATGACTTTACGGGCCAGCTGCTCCGTTAACAGCCTTCTGTAGGTTTCCATTTCCGGAAGTTCAGGCATAGTGTCAGCTCCTTCCTCAAATACTGTATCCTTAGTATTTAATGGAAGGAATCACTTCATTCCTGAAAACTGCCACCTTGAATTTTTTTACAAATGTTCAATATTTCGCAACAGTAGTTTCCAATATTTTGATGTTGGAAATGTTGAAATTAAAGGGAGGTTTTTCCAAATGAAAAAGAACTATTCCAGCAAGCAAACTTTTATGTTTTTTATTATTTATTTTGCGTTATTATGCTGTTTAATTTTTGCGGCTGTCACCCTTAAACCTTCTTTTCAAAAAGAACAGACTTCAGAAATTTCTTCTGCTTTTTCAAAAGAACTCCAGATTCAGAAGAACAAACAGGAAATGAAAGCAGCTGAGAATGAAGGGAAATGGCAGCCATCCAATACCTTTGTGATCACAGCCATTTCCATTGGCTCTTGCCTGGATATCATCATCGTGCTTCTTTGGGCCCGTCATGAAAACAAAAAGAAACAGCAAGGGCAAGTCTCTAACCCGAATAGATTGACCAATAAGAAGTGGTTCTGGTACTTGGTTTCAATGGGGATTGTTCTGCCCAAGGATGGCAAATTGACATTCAGCCTGAAAAACTTCGTCTTAACTGTTACCTTGTTGGTTTTATTGAAGCATTGGCTGTTTGACCAGCTTGAGAGCATCTAATAGTCATCCCAGACTCCGAATAATAGCCTTATTCAGCTGCGCAATAATATCATCCGCATGTTCAATTCCGATGGATATCCGGACCAACTGCTTAGTAATGCCAAGTTCCCTGCATACTTCAGGAGGCAGTGTCCTGTGCGATGTGGTCAGAGGGTGGGATACGGACGTTTCAACACCCGCAAGTGTCGGCACAATTTTAATCCACCCCAGCTCTTTAAAAAACTCATTCACATCAGCACTGTCAGCCAATTCAATCGTAACAATGGCGCCGAATCCTTCTTCACCGTGCTGAAAAGGATAATAGACATTTTTTATTTCTTGATTTTGCCTTAATGCCCTTGCCACTCTTCCGGCATTTGCTGACTGCTGCTTCATTCTGAGAGCCAGAGTTTTCGCTCCCCTGCATGTCAGCCAGGCTTCAAACGGACTTAAATTAACCCCGAGGTTTACAATTTTTCCGCGTGCCTTTCCGATCAGCTCTTCATCTCCAGCCAGGACACCTGCTGTAATATCGCTATGCCCGCCTAGATATTTGGTTGCACTATGGACGACTAAATCAATGCCTATCAAATAAGGCTGGCAATGAAATGGAGTGGCAAATGTATTATCGATCAGGGTAACGAGATTATGCTTCTTCGCCAGGCGGACGACTTCTTCAAGGTTTTCCACCCGCAATAAAGGATTTGTGATGGATTCAGAATAAAGAAGTTTTGTATTCTCCTGTATGGCTCCCTCCACCTGCACAGCATCAGAGAATGGAACAACGGTTACTTCTATGCCGAGCTGTGTCAGCTCTTCCTTGATTAAATGGAAGCTGCCGCCGTACAGGTCATCTGCTGCCACAATATGGTCGCCGCTTTTGACTACAGCAAGCACTCCCGCCAGAATGGCGGATAAACCGGATGAGGCAGCCGTCCCGGCCGGTGCTCCTTCCAGGGTGGCAATTAATTCACCAAGCTCATCCGTATTCGGATTGCCGACCCGGGAATAAAGATAATTGCCGTTTCCCTGATAAAATCCCTCCAGCTCATCCAGATCATTGAATGCGAAGGCGGAAGTTTGATAGATCGGTGTTACTTTACTTTTAATCTTGCGTTTGCTCTTATTTTTCAAGTGCAGAACAGAAGTCTCGAATTTCATTTGGCCTTTCCCCTTTAAAAGAAATAAGGGCTGGACAATGCCCAGACCTTCAAAAATTAGCTGAATTATAGAAAAATTATATCAATACAGCTTTTATGCGTCAATGAAGGAAAGAATCTCTATTTTACTTCCTTCAGAAAGCTTTTAGTCCTGATGCCTGTTCGCCGAATGATTAAAGTTGTGTCTACATTTATATCAGCATCAGCAAATTTTTCGTCCCAGTTTTTCTGGACTTTTTTGAAATTCTGATAATCCTGTCTAAGCACATCTTCACCAAAGCCAAAAATATCGGTGCCATATTCCTGCTGAACCTTCTCAATCGTTTTTGTGACCATTTCATTAATCTGTTTTTGGGCAGTTTCTCCACTTTCTTTATATGTCTTTGCTTTATCAAGCTGATTGTTGCAATGAGTTCCGTCAATATATGCCTCTGCTCTGATTTTTACATTAATCTTTGCTTTCCCATTTTCGAGTTTCCCTTTAATCTTTGTCCTTGTATCATATACTCTAAGCCCCATATACTCGCTTTCACTGCATTTTACGGTAATGGATGTTTTATTGATTTTATTCTGAATCCATAAGTAATTTCTTGAATCCTCCAGTGTCAGAAATCCTTCGAGCTTATCACCTTTGAATATAGCCAGTGAGTCCAGGACCACAAGCGCATCCGGGGTGACCTTCATCATATTTTCCGCACTCGCGCCAGCTTCCGGGTCACCCTTAATCCTGACAGCGGCCATTACAGGCTGACGTCCCGGTGCTGTCCAGGCTGTAATGACATCATTCATCCTCACTCCTGGGTCTCCCCCCAATCCTTCATCATGGTGTCCAGCTGAGTGTGCAATTTTAAAGAAGTAGATTTCTGAAATTGATACGTCACTTTTAATACATCCGATCCCTTCCCCCCTTGCAATCAATATATTAAAATCATCCCGGATTTCCCGATTTCTCTCCAGAAAATCAATAAAGTCAATAATGCCTTCTTTAGCAAGTTC
This window of the Cytobacillus pseudoceanisediminis genome carries:
- a CDS encoding trans-sulfuration enzyme family protein, giving the protein MKFETSVLHLKNKSKRKIKSKVTPIYQTSAFAFNDLDELEGFYQGNGNYLYSRVGNPNTDELGELIATLEGAPAGTAASSGLSAILAGVLAVVKSGDHIVAADDLYGGSFHLIKEELTQLGIEVTVVPFSDAVQVEGAIQENTKLLYSESITNPLLRVENLEEVVRLAKKHNLVTLIDNTFATPFHCQPYLIGIDLVVHSATKYLGGHSDITAGVLAGDEELIGKARGKIVNLGVNLSPFEAWLTCRGAKTLALRMKQQSANAGRVARALRQNQEIKNVYYPFQHGEEGFGAIVTIELADSADVNEFFKELGWIKIVPTLAGVETSVSHPLTTSHRTLPPEVCRELGITKQLVRISIGIEHADDIIAQLNKAIIRSLG
- the mutM gene encoding bifunctional DNA-formamidopyrimidine glycosylase/DNA-(apurinic or apyrimidinic site) lyase produces the protein MPELPEMETYRRLLTEQLARKVITDVEVNREKSINVQPAQLKSQLINAQITEITRRAKHLIFKLSSGKNLLLHLMLGGWMYIGNEADNPDRTKQVIISFGDKKLYFIGLRLGYLHLLTDTEVEKELSDLGPEPLGQTLGFPAFRERIGTRRGMLKTTFINQQFLSGIGNCYSDEICFEAGLLPMRKADELDEDEIKILYQSMKGVLTRAIQFGGYMEEPLFKGDAKTGGYNEQCRVYDREGEPCLRCSSPIVKEEISSRKTFYCANCQN
- the shc gene encoding squalene--hopene cyclase; this encodes MRNVQLVKAEITRLTDLLKRSQSQDGSWAYPFEIGIMTDVYMIILLRTLKTKDEELIRKLAERIESRQDESGAWKLFRDEKEGNLSLTIEAYYALLYSGYRQKNDPALSAARKFILSKGGIKKGGIFTKIMLAMTGQYPWPAVFPVPIEIVLLPPSSPISIYQLSSFARIHLLPVILLGSKKFRRRTENSPDLDEIYGTRDREELWEESRSDEWRKLADILTDMAESLIGLPDRLRSMAYEGTKQYLLERIEPDGTSLNYFSSTFYMIFALLALGCSPKDPVIIKAVKGLKGMSCTIDGHIHFQLTDAKVWNTALISHALQEAGVDESDTAILNANNYLLSRQQTRHGDWTVHNRKGLPGGWGFSDFNTMHPDVDDTTASLRSLHNQTGAAAKKSRQRGDRWTLSMQNRDGGWPAFEKNVDNRLLNLIPIQGAEFILTDPSTADLTGRTIEYLCTFTTGAETSIKRGISWLKKNQRRDGSWYGRWGVCYLYGTWAALTGLAAAGEKEDEKYIRKAVEWLKSVQNEDGGWGESCRSDIEKRYVPLGSSTLTHTAWAVDALIAVSHENSPEIRKGMAFLIREGQRNDWTTNYPKGQGMAGFLYMHYHSYRYIWPLLALGHYEMKFMQKGSSE
- a CDS encoding Ger(x)C family spore germination protein; translation: MRKYGVMFAVILTAILLSGCWDQRELSEITVVTGMAVDKGEDDKYILTVEGINATELNNRTASGNAPSIVYSAEGNTLAELTYRVNEGISRHLIYSHMRTLIIGEELAKEGIIDFIDFLERNREIRDDFNILIARGEGIGCIKSDVSISEIYFFKIAHSAGHHDEGLGGDPGVRMNDVITAWTAPGRQPVMAAVRIKGDPEAGASAENMMKVTPDALVVLDSLAIFKGDKLEGFLTLEDSRNYLWIQNKINKTSITVKCSESEYMGLRVYDTRTKIKGKLENGKAKINVKIRAEAYIDGTHCNNQLDKAKTYKESGETAQKQINEMVTKTIEKVQQEYGTDIFGFGEDVLRQDYQNFKKVQKNWDEKFADADINVDTTLIIRRTGIRTKSFLKEVK
- a CDS encoding VanW family protein; this encodes MKFSWVLGIMLLTQTQTASLPDDLSIENDGKSIARVNRTEYEMPFPGLPLVDGERFTQLLEKLNRQTYIPPRNAYIGESGRIVAEKPGKILHRKAFTDIFYTYFYNNGPARIEIPTLPVYPRVDRDLISHIRVKMIGQYVTYFNPNNTSRSHNIQLAAEALDNYVVFPNEVFSFNRAVGKRTAGKGYQRAPVIVRGELSEDIGGGICQVSSTLFNAVDRAGVKVIERYSHSKKVPYVPPGRDATVSWYGPDFTFKNRYSSPLLIRAQAMHGQVVIRVYSSDEIDYEPRRVPKASTMLPEEISIEKEAVLEN